Within Butyrivibrio fibrisolvens, the genomic segment CATGAAGGCTGTCGAACTCAGCAACTTCTATATAAGTTCTTGGGAATTGGTCAAATGACTGGGCTTCTAAAGGTGATGCATCCTCCTTTTTTTCAGGAACAGCTCCTTTTAAATTATGAGGAATAAATACAAGACTATGGATCCAGATATACTAAAACAAAACTGATATAGTCGTACCTACCCCCGGAGCGCTATCGAGCTGGAGTTTAGCATCATGAATTTCAACAATATGCTTTACAATCGCAAGTCCAAGGCCTGTGCCGCCTGTGGCTTTTGATCTGCTTTTATCAACTCTATAGAATCTTTCAAAAACTCTCTGCTGATCTGCTGCTGGAATTCCTATTCCATTATCTTTTACTATAAGGCATGTGGAATTATCTATAGTATTAACTGTTACCATCACTTTTCCACCAGGATTATTATATCTAATAGCATTTTGAACCAGGTTCTCAATAAGTTCCTTTATCAGTTCTCTGTTGCCATGTATAGAACTTTCTTTACCATCAATGTCTATACTAATATCTTTAAGCTTGGCACTTACTGATAATTCATTAACGCACTCTTTTGCCACCTCATACAGATCAATTTGCTCGAATGCTATCCCATGGTCCACCCTATCTAATTCTGAAAGTTTGATGATATCGTTGATAAGTGCTAAGAGTCTGTCCGCATTTTTACGTATTTCATGATAAAAATGATTCTGCTTATCTTCTGAGACCATCCCGCCTTCTAACAGCTCTGCATAACCGGAGATTGCTGTAAGCGGCGTCTTTAACTCATGGGATACATTTGCAGTAAAATCCTGTCTGGCTTTTGCAGCCGCAAGCACATCTGTATGCTGGGATCTTAGCATTTCAGATAGAGGATCAAGTTCCTTGTAAGGTGATTCATAGTCTGCATTCTCCAGATTTGAAACCATTACTTCAATTGGTCTTATTAACTGCCTTGTTAGTAAATGAGAAATTAATATACAAATAGTAATAATGATAAGAATGATAAGGATAATAATCGGTGCCACCGACATAAATACTGACCAAAGACTTTGCGCATTTGTAGCAACTCTAAGAACCGTTCCATTATCCAGCAAAACTGCATAATAGAAGGTATTCTGATTCATGGTGTCAGACTTTCTAACTGCCTCGCCAACTCCATCAGTAAAGGCTTCCTGTATCTCGGGTCTGTCATTATGATTGGTCAAAAGCTTGGCCGAAGCATCATTATCATAGAGTACCGTTCCATCTTCTGCTACCCATGTAACGCGAAGCTCTTCGATATCTGTAGACAGGTCAATATCATCTGTATCAATATTAACCGACTCAAAATAATGGGTATCTCTTAAAAGCTTTGCACTAACAGATAAGTCTGCCCTCACCTGTCTCTGAAACAGTCCATAATATATAATTGTAATCCCTACGACTGTGGCAATTACCGCAAGAACGGCAATTCCAGCTAGTCTTTTATTTATTTTACTTTTCATTCGATCACATAGCCCACATTTCTAATGGTTTTTATTCTGGAACCATAATCTCCCAGCTTCCTGCGAAGAGTTTTCACATGCATATCAATTGTTCTTGTTTCACCTTCGTAATCGGTTCCCCAGACCTCATCCATTATTATTTCCCTGGTCAGCACAATCCCTCTATTAGTAATAAATAGCGACAATAGCTCATACTCTTTGTATGTTAATTCTACCGGCTTTCCATCAATTGAGACCTCATGTTTAGCATTATTGACTATGAGTCCATCAAGGCATAATTCTTTCAATTCATCAGCTATAGTTCTTCTAAGTAATGCTTTGACTCTTGATATTAGTTCCATGACAGAAAACGGCTTCTTGATATAGTCATCTGCCCCATCCTCAATGCCCTTTACCAGATCAAGCTCAGATGTCTTAGCCGTTACCATTATAATTGGCAATTTCTTAGTGTCCGTTTTTCTTCGCAGATGCCTTACAATCTCATTACCGTTTTCATCAGGCAGCATGATATCTATCAGACATAAGTCGGGTATTACTTCCTCTATTTTTTGTAAAAAACTTTTGCACAGTTAAATCCCAACACTTTGTGCCCTGCATTCATAAGGGCGAACTCTTCTATTTCCCTTATGCTATCATCATCTTCAATAATATAGATCAGTGCCATTATCCTACTCTGCCTTTTCTAATTTCTTTATTTCTTTCTTCGTTAATGGATATATTTTTAGTAACTTCTCATATTCATTGTAAAAAGAAGCTCTCTCTTCATCAGAAAAATTCTTATAATATCCATGTGTATTATAGTCGTTATCATAAATAGTGATAAGCTCTAATGCAATATTTGAGCAATGATCAGAAACTCTTTCCAAACCTGTCAAAATATCTTCAAGAATAAATCCCATCTCAATGGAACATTTTCCCTTTTTGAGCCTTTTTATATGATTCTCTTTTATTCGCTTCGTAAGAGTATCTATCACTTCCTCTAACGGCTCAACATGAGAAGCCTTACTATTATCATCATTACAAAAGCTATCTACTGTCAGAGTGCAGATATCTCTCACTGCCTTGTTTATTGCCGCAATTTCGCGCCTTGCAGATTTGGAAAAAGATAGTTCCTTTTTATGAATCTCTTTTGCCGATTGTGCAATATCAAGGGCATGATCTGAAATTCTCTCAAAATCACTTATGCTATGTAAAATTACCGACATACTCTTGCTATCTACCGCTGATATATTTTTGGTTGATAGCTTTACAAGATATGATCCAAGCACATCTTCATACTTATCCACTATTGATTCAAGTCTGATAACTTCTTTTACACTATCTGAATCATAATCCAAAAGAACTTCTGTCGCCAGTACAATTGATTTCTGAGCTAGTTCTGCCATTTCTCTTACTTTTGCCCTACATAATTCCATGGCAAAAGCAGGGCTTTCAAGAAATCTCTCATCAATATAAACACTATTATCTTCAGTGGCTTCTTTTTCACTATCACCGGATATCGTAACTTCTGCTAATCTGACAAGGCCATCAGAAATTGGAAATAAGGAAATCGTCGCACCTATATTAAAAAGGCTGTGTATCAGGGCTATCCCTGCTGCATTAGCAGAGCTTTGTAAAAAGGCAAAGTCCACAAATATATTTATTGTATAGAAGGCTATCATAAAAACTGTTGTTCCAATAAGATTGAAATACAAATGTATCATAGCTGCCCTTTTGGCATTTTTACTTGCTCCAATGGAAGAGATAATCGATGTAACGCATGTTCCAATGTTCTGTCCCATGATAATCGGCAGAGCCACAGCGTAATGAACTGCACCTGTCGCGCATAGAGCCTGCAATATACCTACAGAAGCTGATGAACTCTGGATGATCGCTGTAAAAACTGCGCCAACTATCATTCCAAGGATCGGATTACTAAATGCAGTCATTATCTTGGTAAAAGAAGGATTATCCGCAAGTCCCGATACTGCCCCACTCATGGTCTCCATACCAAACATCAAGATTGCAAAGCCAAGTAATATTCCTCCTGCATCCTTCTTTTTGGACTCTTCCTTACTTGTCATCACAAAGATAATACCAATAGCTGCAAGAACCGGTGAAAAGGAAGAAGGTTTAAGTAGCTTCAACCAAATGGTACTTCCTTCTATCCCTGTAAGAGATAACATCCACGATGTGATTGTGGTGCCAATGTTTGCACCCATGATAATACCTACAGCTTGGGATAGTTTCATAATTCCTGAATTTACAAAACCTACCACCATAACAGTAGTAGCTGATGAAGATTGTATGACAGCAGTAACTCCCGCTCCAAGAAGTACTGCGAAAATCCGCTTTTTAGTAAGCGATTCAAGTATTGTTTCAAGCTTACCACCAGCCATTTTAGAAAGGCCATCACCCATAATACTCATTCCGTATAGAAAAAGTGATAAGCCTCCAATCATATTTAATACACTAAAAATGTCCATACATATTCCTTTCAAATTCTATGACATCTTAAATCATGTTCTTACAAAACCCACAACCAGTGCGGATTTTGGCAATCTCATTTATGAAGTCATTCTTTGCCACCTATTACCATAGAATTTAAAAGTAAAATGTATGGACATGGTTATGTAAAATCCATGTAAAATTTTTAGCCTTCATGCTATTACAATGCTTTATACTTCATTTAGATATAACATTTCTGTTGTTTCTTCACTATCCCCCCTCTTAGGTCAGTTGTAATGCACTATTTTGCAACAACTGCTTTATCATAGGTTTATACTTATCTATTCCAAAATCCTCTACAATACTTGTAATACGACCACCTGCATCTTTTGACGACGCTCCACATAAAAATACGCGTTCGTCCTTGGTTCCATAATCAAGAACGATAAATCTGTCATGATATATTCCACCTGTATGCTGCATAGTAAGATTTATATTAGGGTATTCTTTACAAAAATCAGTATACTCAACGTTATGAAGTTTACCGCTTCCAATATTATCACTGAATATTTTAATTTCAGTTCCACCTGGTGTATTTTTAAGTAACACCAACGTCCTAAGACCTATATAGTTGTCAACCAGATAAACAGATTTCTTTGCTTGGCTATAAATAGATGAATAAGCCACATCTGCACTGCAATACTTGGTATTAAACATAAGCCAGCCATTGTCCTCGTTATTGACAAAGCCATTCATCATATCCGCCAATTCTGACTTAGTAACTACATCCTCAAGCTGTTCCATTACATCTGACATTTGTTTTTCAACGGAGCCAAGATTCATGCGAAGATTAGAAATCTCGGTTGTATTCTCCATGGTCTGTATTGAAAGCTGCATAACCTCACGCTGTCCAATCAGATTCTGATTGCCTAAAATATAATCCTTCATTTTTTTGAAGGTTCGTACTAGGTCTCTACTTTGCTTAATTGCAAGGTCACCTCTTAAAACAGTCATCAGCATATATACGCCCTGCTCTGTAAATGCATAAGGGGTATAGCGCGAACCGCCCCAACTTGAGGTGAAGTTTTTGCACCTCAAAATTTCATCAAATTCTGTTTTTGTAAGGCGAAACATAAACTCGTCACCCTCAAATTTTTTAGCATTATTCTTCACCTGGCGGTTAAAGTTCTTGGTTTCATATCCATATATTTCTGCCAAATCTGAATCAAGCATCACCTTTACACCACGTACTTCATATAGTTTTTCTTTCAAGAGTTCTTCTGTGATTTCTACTGGAACTATTTCAGTATTTCCGACCACTTCCTTCTTCTTATCGTACATATTTTCCTTTCCAATTCTTGAGGTCAAATTTTTTGACCTCAAGATTCTACGTCTTAAACTTAAAATCTAAAATGTTCATTTCTGAACACTTTTTGAATCTCCTACAATTTTCTGCAGTTCTTTATAATATGCCAGATAACGATAGGCTGTTCTTCTGCTGACATCCCCCTCTGCCACAATCTCCATAAGAGTCATGCCACTCTCATACTTCAATATGAAATCATTGTATGCTGCCATCCAAGCTTCATCATGTTTTTTTCGACCACCGAAGTTACGCTTTCGAAGCTTTTCATTTTCCGCTTTAAGCTCGGCAACCTCTTTTTCTAATTCCTTTATTCTTTCAAGGGCTTCATCAAGAGTTGTAATCTTCATTTTGTGCCACCTCGCTTTCTGACACCATTGTAATTCTGCACTGTGTCACTGTCAACTTGCTTTTTGGCACATGAAGGCGTATGGAGCATATCGAGAAGATCACTGTCTTCGCCAACCACTTCACCGTGGAATTCAAGTCCGGGATCACAATCGAAATCTAAGCATAAAAAGGCTCCTTGCCACTGAACCTAATCAGTAGCGAGGAGCCTTGGTCTGCTTACTCTTCTTTTGTAAGAACTTTTCTCTGCCAGCTTCTTTTTCCACACTCCGGGCATTTCATATACCTTCTCCGTCCCATGTGCATAGCAAAATTTGTCTGCCAGTATGTAGGAACATATCTGTGGTGGCAATTCTGGCATTCATAGTATCCAGCCTTTTGCTCAATGCCCACGGCGATAAAAGCGACCGTAAAAATCATTATGAGAGCAAACACGATAAGTGCAATTCGCGGCCAGACTGGCATCTCTATAAATGAAGCCACAAACACCATGACCAGTCCGGAAATGACGGCAGGAAACGCGATCCAGTATTCCGTCTTAAGCATCTGTCTGTTCTTTTCCTCAACCTCTCGCCTCATTGTCAGCAGGTTTTCTTCTGCCCGTTTGTCATATGCTTCTGCCATAATTCTTTCGCCCGACAGGAGTTCGTTGACGTTAATTTTCAGAAGTTCACACAGCTCCAACATAATCCCGGAATCTGGCATAGACTTTCCAGTCTCCCATTTTGATATCGCCCGGTCACTGATTCCGAGCTTCTCGGCAAGGACTGCCTGAGTCATGCCCTGTTCCTTTCTGCAGGATGCTATGAATTTTCCAATTTTGATTTGATCCATATCGGGCACCTCCTTTCATGACTCAAGCATAGCCGGTATCATCATATTTTTACACGAACCGTAGGTTGATTTCCTGCAACTCTACCGCTGGTTGAGTGCAGAAAAGCTCATTTTACTTTAACTTCGCATATACAGGAAGCTAATCATACATTTGCCCATTTTTATAAACAGCACTTTTCCATTATTACATTCATTCTTGTCACGCTTATCAAACGTGAAATGCTCGAAAAAGTGCGTAAATTCAAGGATTTCTATTAGTTCACTCTTGTGAGCAACACTACAGTCTCCACATGCACAGTGCAAGGAAACTGATTTACTGCGCAGGCTCGCTCTATGCGATAGCCTGCTGCCTGAAGCTCTACAAGGTCTCTTTGAAGGCTTGTAGGCTTACAGGATACGTATACCATACGGTCTACGCCGTAGTCTATGATCTTCCTTAGAGCCTTAGGATGTATTCCATCGCGGGGAGGATCGAGTATTATGTAGTCAGGCTTTTCTTCAATCTCATCTAATACTTTGAGTACGTCACCTGCTATGAACTCGCAGTTATCAACGTTATTGCGCTTTGCATTAATCTTGGCAGCTTCAACGGCCTCTTCGATTATCTCTACGCCTATGACTTTATCGGCAACAGGAGACATAAGCTGAGATATAGTACCTGTTCCGCAGTAGAGATCATACAGGATATGTGCCTTGTCTCTGCCCTGTTCTTTCATTCCTTCTCTGACATAATCTCTTACTGTATCATAGAGTACCTCTGCAGACAGCGAATTGGTCTGAAAGAAGGAGAATGGAGTTATATCGAATTTAAGGCCCAGAAGCTCTTCTGTAAAGTGGTCCTGACCATAGATAATATCTGTGCCCTGGTCTACTACTGCATCTGAAAGGCTGTCGTTCTTAGTATGAAGAAAGCCCACTATCTCACCATCAAGATCAAGTGAAAGAAGTGCATCTTTAAGAGGATTAAGGTCATGCTCTTCCTGAGTGGTAGTTATAAGGTCTACAAGAATCTGGCCTGTCTTTCTTGCCTTACGTACCAGAAGGTGACGGAGGTATCCTTTCTTCTGCATTGTATGATAAAAAGTAACGGGTTCATTTGAAAGTGGTGCGTACTTGTCAGCAAAGTAGTCAAGTACACATGTCAGTATCTTCCTGTAATCAGCATCAATGATCTGGCATCCCTTAACAGTCACTATATCATGCATACTTCCTCTTTTGTGCATACCAAGAGAAAGTGGGCCGTCCTTGACTTCATCACCGAAGGAAAATTCCATCTTGTTTCTGTATTCAAATCGTATAGGGCTCTTCTTGATGCCATCCCATACAGGCTCTGTCTCCTGTCTTTTGAAGGCATCGGATAATAGCTTTTTGACCTGCTCTTCTTTAAGGGCAAGTTCCTGCTCGTAAGTCATAGACAGATAATGGCAGCTTCCGCATATGCCAAAATGCGGACATGGACTTTCGATAGCATCAGGAGCTTCTTCTAATACTTCTAAGAGCCTTGCTTCAAGTCTGTTCTTGCCGCTCTTAGTTACAATGCCTCGAACGCGCTGCCCGGGAAGGGTATTTTTGATAACACAGTTACCCTCCATCTTCTCATTTTCAACTGCATCATCAGCTGATACTTTTATAAGATCACTGACAATTCCCTTGTTAGGGAAGTCGCGTCTTATAACTGTTCCTTCTATTATCTGCCTTTTTCTCATTATAAATCTCCAATTACAAACTTATTACTAAGAGTATTGTCCACACTCTTAGTGTAAAAACATATCTATCTTATCAGTATACATTAACTATCCGCATCTTTAACCATGTTTATCTTATCAATATACATTAGCAATCAGCATTACTGTCAATGCACTTTAACCAACAGCGCCATGCCCCAAAAACGGGAGCAGCCGCCCCCCAGGGCTCACTGCTCCCGTCAATATTTCTATTATTGGACGTCGACATCGAAGATGTCGCCGTCTAGCGTTTCAACACTCGTGTTGAAGCGCCTTATACATTGCTAGCCTCATTAGCGGCTTTAGCTGCTGCCTTTACAGCGATTGGGTCAAGATCATCATCAAAATCATAATCATCGTCCCAATCATCATCAAAATCGTCATCATAAACAGGTGTCAGATAACGATATACACAATATGCTATTGCAGCCACAGCAGCAATAACACCTATAAGTGCAAGAATCCAGAGAATAGTCTTTGGAAACTTGTCTTCCTTTTCTTCCTTGTGTCCTAATAGTTCATTGAGCTTTTTAAGTTCCAATACTTCATCAAGTCTATCCATATGCGACCCCTTTCATAATAACATTATATAGTATTGCAAAGGACCTACTACGTTATATTGTACCACAAAGTTACGTGCTTGTTCTTACTCTTCAAAGCTTTTTTAATTTTGCAAAGGCTGCAAACATTATCTTCTGCCCTGCATCATCAAACTCAACCGTAACCTTATAATCGCGAGCTCCATCTTCTATGCTTTTTACAACGCCTTCGCCGTACTTGATATGGCTTACTCTGTCGCCTTCTTTATAATCAAGTGATGAAGGCTTCTGAAGGCCTTTAGAGATACCGTTAAGGCTTCCCTTGCCGGCGCTCTTATGAGATGAGGCAGCTCCTGCTATAAAGGGCTTGGAGACAGGTGTTCTTGCCGCAGGCTTTCTGCCGATAGTCGCCTTGGGCTTACCTACAGGGCCGTATATACTGCTGCCGGGAACATGATCTATTTTCTCAGAAGATCTGTCATTGGCATTACTCTTGAATCCGCCAAGCCTTGAACTGGTATTGGCAGCGCTGTTATAAGCACTTCCTGAGCTGAAATTCTTGTGACCATAGGATCTGTCTGCATAATCAGCTCTAGTATATGATGAACCCGAATATCCACTGGAGTTGCCAAAGGTCCTGCGGGTATTATTACCTCTAGAACTTGGCATATATGCATCAGCATCATAGTCGTAGTCATCATCATCTTCTATTGTATCGCCGCCTTCAAAGAGGAATGAAGGCATCACGCTCGATCCTGACCTGTCCAGAAGTCTCTCCGGTATCTCATCTACAAATCTGCTGACAGCAAGAGATTCAAATGATCCCCTGACCATACGTCTATGAGCACAGGATATAGTCAGCTCTTTTTTGGCTCTTGTGATTCCGACATAGGCAAGACGTCTTTCTTCTTCCATAGCCATAGGATCGGAATCCTCTGCATTGATAGTCATATAACTTGGGAACGTACCCTCTTCAAGCCCGGCAAGGTATACGTGCTCAAATTCAAGTCCCTTTGCAGAGTGAAGTGTCATAAGAAGGACTCTCTCATCACCTTCTGCAACATTATCTATATCTGCTACAAGAGCTACGTCTTCAAGGAATCCTGACAAAGTAGGCTCATCAGCTTTTTCCTCATAGGATATGACTTTACCTATAAGTTCCTGAACGTTCTGTCTTCTGTCATTGTCCTGGCTTCCATTGTTCTCATCATCTTCTTCAAGGCTCTTAAGGTATTCCTCGAAGTCAGTGACATCTATTACATCATGTATGAGTTCTTCAAGACTCATCATCTTCTGCTTGGCCCTGAATGCCTTGATCATAAGATCAAAGTCATGGAGCTTGTCTACAGTCTTACCTGTGATGAACTCGTTTGCATGAGCGATGGCATCGTAGAAATTCATATCATGTGTGCCTGCATAATCAGCAATCTTATTAAGAGTTGTAGCACCTATTCCTCTCTTGGGAATATTTATGATACGACGAACAGCAAGTTCATCGCTTCCATTATCGATTGTCTTAAGGTATGCCAGAAGGTCCTTGATCTCACGTCTTGCATAGAAGTTGGTACCGCCTACAACATTGTAAGGGATACCATACATTACAAATCGCTCTTCTATAAGTCTTGACTGGGCATTTGTTCTGTACAGAACTGCAGTCTCAGAGTAGGAGAGCTTGCCCTGTCTCTTTTTATTAGAGATGTCATCAGCAATAAAATTGGCTTCTTCCGGTGCCTGTTCGAACTCACAGAATCTCACTTTAGAGCCTTCACCCTCATCAGTCCAAAGCGCCTTTTCTTTTCTGCTTCTGTTATGTTTGATAACAGTATTGGCAGCATCAAGGATGTTCTGAGTAGAGCGGTAGTTCTGCTCGAGCTTTATTACTGTTGCATCCGGATAGTTCTTTTCAAAATCAAGAATATTCCTGATGTTGGCGCCTCTAAAACGATAGATTGACTGGTCATCATCACCTACAACGCACAGATTCTTGTATCTGTCTGCAAGGAGTCTTATAAGCTCAAACTGGGCATTATTGGTATCCTGATACTCATCGACCATAATATACTTGAATCGTTCCTGATAGTTTTCAAGTACATCTTTATTCTCACGAAAAAGAATTACGGTATTCATGATAAGATCATCGAAATCCATCGCATTATTCTTCTTCAGAGATATCTGGTACTCCTGATAAGCTTTTGCGATCTTCTGCTTCTGGAAATCATTACCGCTTGAAAGTGTATATGAGTTAGCTGTTACAAGATTGTCCTTACATTTCGAGATCGTGTTCTGAATCTGTCTAAGCTTTAAGTCTCTTGTTTCAAGATTGTACTGCTTGACTATATTTTTTAGCACAGATTTAGAGTCATCACTGTCATAGATCGTGAAGTTATTGGAATATCCAAGTCTGTCTGCATATCTTCTAAGGATCCTTACACAGGTAGAATGGAAGGTTGTGACCCAGATACTCTCTGAACCAAATCCTACTATCTTGTCAACACGCTCGCGCATCTCTCCTGCTGCCTTGTTGGTGAAAGTAATAGCCATGATATTCCATGGATTGACTCCGCATTCATCTATAAGGTAAGCAACTCTGTGTGTCAGTACTCTTGTCTTACCTGATCCGGCACCTGCCAATATCAGGACAGGACCTTCAGTCTGAAGTACTGCTTTTTTTTGTTCAACGTTAAGTGTATCGTAAATACTCAAGAGAGTTTATTCCTTTCCTTTCTTTAAAGCCGCTTTGGCAGCTGCCTTCTTGGCTTTTGCCGCTTCCTTTGCGGCACGCTTTTCTTCCTTTAACTGTTCTTTGGATTTGTTCTTGCCGGATTTCTCATCAATTCCGTCAATCACCTTTTCTATTATCAGCTTTTTGACATATACATCGTAGGCAAGGAGACTTAAGAAAGCAAAGAGCTTCATCTCATCCTTATCTGCGTCTTCTGCATCTTCAAAAAGGCTGTTGGCTATATCAGCCTTTTTCAAAAGATCTTCCTTAAGAGGATCAACCTCTTTTTCCTCAATATCAAATATTGTCTGATAGATCTCAGACAATGTCAGACCATCTGTATCACTTATATGAAATCTCTTCTTAAGAGGATCAAGGAGCGTCTGAACATCACTTATTGAAAGAACTGTTTTGAAATAGTATATAAATATCAAAAGAATCAGATGATCCTTGGAATACTTCTTCCTTATGGGAGGGGGAAGCAGATCATTCTTGGCATAATTATTGATCATGGTCTTGGTAAGGATCTTGTCTTCACCGGGATATCGGGTAGTCTTATGAAGCCTTTCATCCATAAAAGTGG encodes:
- a CDS encoding alpha/beta hydrolase fold domain-containing protein, with the translated sequence MWIHSLVFIPHNLKGAVPEKKEDASPLEAQSFDQFPRTYIEVAEFDSLHDDGVLLADRLREEKNSGRIS
- a CDS encoding sensor histidine kinase; translated protein: MKSKINKRLAGIAVLAVIATVVGITIIYYGLFQRQVRADLSVSAKLLRDTHYFESVNIDTDDIDLSTDIEELRVTWVAEDGTVLYDNDASAKLLTNHNDRPEIQEAFTDGVGEAVRKSDTMNQNTFYYAVLLDNGTVLRVATNAQSLWSVFMSVAPIIILIILIIITICILISHLLTRQLIRPIEVMVSNLENADYESPYKELDPLSEMLRSQHTDVLAAAKARQDFTANVSHELKTPLTAISGYAELLEGGMVSEDKQNHFYHEIRKNADRLLALINDIIKLSELDRVDHGIAFEQIDLYEVAKECVNELSVSAKLKDISIDIDGKESSIHGNRELIKELIENLVQNAIRYNNPGGKVMVTVNTIDNSTCLIVKDNGIGIPAADQQRVFERFYRVDKSRSKATGGTGLGLAIVKHIVEIHDAKLQLDSAPGVGTTISVLF
- a CDS encoding response regulator transcription factor, with product MLPDENGNEIVRHLRRKTDTKKLPIIMVTAKTSELDLVKGIEDGADDYIKKPFSVMELISRVKALLRRTIADELKELCLDGLIVNNAKHEVSIDGKPVELTYKEYELLSLFITNRGIVLTREIIMDEVWGTDYEGETRTIDMHVKTLRRKLGDYGSRIKTIRNVGYVIE
- a CDS encoding Na/Pi cotransporter family protein, producing MDIFSVLNMIGGLSLFLYGMSIMGDGLSKMAGGKLETILESLTKKRIFAVLLGAGVTAVIQSSSATTVMVVGFVNSGIMKLSQAVGIIMGANIGTTITSWMLSLTGIEGSTIWLKLLKPSSFSPVLAAIGIIFVMTSKEESKKKDAGGILLGFAILMFGMETMSGAVSGLADNPSFTKIMTAFSNPILGMIVGAVFTAIIQSSSASVGILQALCATGAVHYAVALPIIMGQNIGTCVTSIISSIGASKNAKRAAMIHLYFNLIGTTVFMIAFYTINIFVDFAFLQSSANAAGIALIHSLFNIGATISLFPISDGLVRLAEVTISGDSEKEATEDNSVYIDERFLESPAFAMELCRAKVREMAELAQKSIVLATEVLLDYDSDSVKEVIRLESIVDKYEDVLGSYLVKLSTKNISAVDSKSMSVILHSISDFERISDHALDIAQSAKEIHKKELSFSKSARREIAAINKAVRDICTLTVDSFCNDDNSKASHVEPLEEVIDTLTKRIKENHIKRLKKGKCSIEMGFILEDILTGLERVSDHCSNIALELITIYDNDYNTHGYYKNFSDEERASFYNEYEKLLKIYPLTKKEIKKLEKAE
- a CDS encoding ORF6N domain-containing protein, which produces MYDKKKEVVGNTEIVPVEITEELLKEKLYEVRGVKVMLDSDLAEIYGYETKNFNRQVKNNAKKFEGDEFMFRLTKTEFDEILRCKNFTSSWGGSRYTPYAFTEQGVYMLMTVLRGDLAIKQSRDLVRTFKKMKDYILGNQNLIGQREVMQLSIQTMENTTEISNLRMNLGSVEKQMSDVMEQLEDVVTKSELADMMNGFVNNEDNGWLMFNTKYCSADVAYSSIYSQAKKSVYLVDNYIGLRTLVLLKNTPGGTEIKIFSDNIGSGKLHNVEYTDFCKEYPNINLTMQHTGGIYHDRFIVLDYGTKDERVFLCGASSKDAGGRITSIVEDFGIDKYKPMIKQLLQNSALQLT
- a CDS encoding resolvase; translated protein: MKITTLDEALERIKELEKEVAELKAENEKLRKRNFGGRKKHDEAWMAAYNDFILKYESGMTLMEIVAEGDVSRRTAYRYLAYYKELQKIVGDSKSVQK
- a CDS encoding helix-turn-helix domain-containing protein, with the protein product MDQIKIGKFIASCRKEQGMTQAVLAEKLGISDRAISKWETGKSMPDSGIMLELCELLKINVNELLSGERIMAEAYDKRAEENLLTMRREVEEKNRQMLKTEYWIAFPAVISGLVMVFVASFIEMPVWPRIALIVFALIMIFTVAFIAVGIEQKAGYYECQNCHHRYVPTYWQTNFAMHMGRRRYMKCPECGKRSWQRKVLTKEE
- the rlmD gene encoding 23S rRNA (uracil(1939)-C(5))-methyltransferase RlmD, which translates into the protein MRKRQIIEGTVIRRDFPNKGIVSDLIKVSADDAVENEKMEGNCVIKNTLPGQRVRGIVTKSGKNRLEARLLEVLEEAPDAIESPCPHFGICGSCHYLSMTYEQELALKEEQVKKLLSDAFKRQETEPVWDGIKKSPIRFEYRNKMEFSFGDEVKDGPLSLGMHKRGSMHDIVTVKGCQIIDADYRKILTCVLDYFADKYAPLSNEPVTFYHTMQKKGYLRHLLVRKARKTGQILVDLITTTQEEHDLNPLKDALLSLDLDGEIVGFLHTKNDSLSDAVVDQGTDIIYGQDHFTEELLGLKFDITPFSFFQTNSLSAEVLYDTVRDYVREGMKEQGRDKAHILYDLYCGTGTISQLMSPVADKVIGVEIIEEAVEAAKINAKRNNVDNCEFIAGDVLKVLDEIEEKPDYIILDPPRDGIHPKALRKIIDYGVDRMVYVSCKPTSLQRDLVELQAAGYRIERACAVNQFPCTVHVETVVLLTRVN
- a CDS encoding ATP-dependent helicase, giving the protein MSIYDTLNVEQKKAVLQTEGPVLILAGAGSGKTRVLTHRVAYLIDECGVNPWNIMAITFTNKAAGEMRERVDKIVGFGSESIWVTTFHSTCVRILRRYADRLGYSNNFTIYDSDDSKSVLKNIVKQYNLETRDLKLRQIQNTISKCKDNLVTANSYTLSSGNDFQKQKIAKAYQEYQISLKKNNAMDFDDLIMNTVILFRENKDVLENYQERFKYIMVDEYQDTNNAQFELIRLLADRYKNLCVVGDDDQSIYRFRGANIRNILDFEKNYPDATVIKLEQNYRSTQNILDAANTVIKHNRSRKEKALWTDEGEGSKVRFCEFEQAPEEANFIADDISNKKRQGKLSYSETAVLYRTNAQSRLIEERFVMYGIPYNVVGGTNFYARREIKDLLAYLKTIDNGSDELAVRRIINIPKRGIGATTLNKIADYAGTHDMNFYDAIAHANEFITGKTVDKLHDFDLMIKAFRAKQKMMSLEELIHDVIDVTDFEEYLKSLEEDDENNGSQDNDRRQNVQELIGKVISYEEKADEPTLSGFLEDVALVADIDNVAEGDERVLLMTLHSAKGLEFEHVYLAGLEEGTFPSYMTINAEDSDPMAMEEERRLAYVGITRAKKELTISCAHRRMVRGSFESLAVSRFVDEIPERLLDRSGSSVMPSFLFEGGDTIEDDDDYDYDADAYMPSSRGNNTRRTFGNSSGYSGSSYTRADYADRSYGHKNFSSGSAYNSAANTSSRLGGFKSNANDRSSEKIDHVPGSSIYGPVGKPKATIGRKPAARTPVSKPFIAGAASSHKSAGKGSLNGISKGLQKPSSLDYKEGDRVSHIKYGEGVVKSIEDGARDYKVTVEFDDAGQKIMFAAFAKLKKL